The following coding sequences are from one Nodosilinea sp. FACHB-141 window:
- a CDS encoding aldo/keto reductase has product MKTRKLGQLEVSAIGLGCMGMSEFYGDRDEAEAIATLHRALELGVTLLDTADMYGPFTNEELVGRAIRDRRDQVVLATKFGNVRTAEGGWGGVSGKPDYVKQCCDDSLRRLGVEVIDLYYQHRVDPTVPIEDTIGAMVELVQAGKVRYLGMSEAAPDTIRRAHAVHPISALQTEYSLWSREPEDDILPTVRELGIGFVPYSPLGRGFLTGAFQTPDDFAPDDYRRHAPRFQGENFAKNLALVDQVKAIAQEKGVTPAQLALAWLLAQGDDMVPIPGTKRRKYLEENVAAVELELSQTELDRINAVAPQGAAVGDRYADMSTVNR; this is encoded by the coding sequence ATGAAAACCCGTAAATTAGGTCAACTGGAAGTTTCTGCCATTGGGCTCGGCTGCATGGGCATGTCAGAGTTCTACGGCGATCGCGATGAGGCGGAGGCGATCGCCACTCTGCACCGTGCCCTAGAGCTTGGCGTCACCCTGCTCGATACCGCCGATATGTACGGGCCTTTTACCAACGAAGAGTTGGTGGGCCGCGCTATCAGAGATCGTCGCGACCAGGTGGTGCTGGCCACTAAGTTTGGCAACGTGCGTACCGCCGAGGGCGGCTGGGGCGGCGTTAGCGGCAAGCCCGACTACGTCAAGCAGTGCTGCGATGACTCACTCAGACGGCTCGGGGTCGAGGTAATTGACCTCTACTACCAGCACCGGGTAGACCCCACCGTGCCCATCGAAGACACCATCGGGGCAATGGTCGAGCTAGTGCAGGCGGGTAAAGTGCGCTACTTGGGCATGTCAGAGGCGGCCCCTGACACCATTCGCCGCGCCCATGCTGTGCACCCCATCAGCGCGCTGCAAACCGAATACTCCCTCTGGAGCCGGGAGCCGGAGGACGACATTTTGCCAACAGTGCGTGAGCTGGGCATCGGCTTTGTGCCCTACAGCCCCTTAGGGCGCGGTTTTTTGACTGGTGCCTTTCAAACACCCGACGATTTTGCGCCCGACGACTATCGCCGCCATGCCCCCCGCTTTCAAGGTGAAAACTTTGCCAAAAATCTGGCTTTAGTTGATCAGGTGAAGGCGATCGCTCAGGAAAAAGGCGTTACCCCCGCCCAGCTCGCTTTGGCCTGGCTGCTGGCCCAGGGTGACGACATGGTGCCCATCCCTGGCACCAAGCGCCGCAAGTACCTCGAAGAAAACGTGGCGGCGGTGGAACTTGAGCTGTCCCAGACCGAACTCGATCGCATTAACGCTGTAGCCCCCCAGGGTGCCGCCGTGGGCGATCGCTACGCCGATATGAGCACCGTCAACCGCTAG
- a CDS encoding DUF5335 family protein has product MDLELSCKRYQLDIPHGIWQEFFAQLTDEHRGRLITLKQLDQELGDFNVLYQKPLFSITYDQPDHSNDLMVTVNRFLGTREAVYAHRIVSPQAVSIVTDEDGAIQSCTITDEDYAQTVISFQFQRLSPTGGF; this is encoded by the coding sequence ATGGATCTGGAACTGTCCTGTAAGCGATATCAGCTTGATATTCCCCACGGCATTTGGCAAGAATTTTTTGCCCAGCTCACCGATGAGCACCGGGGCCGGTTGATTACGTTGAAGCAATTAGACCAAGAACTGGGCGACTTTAACGTGCTGTATCAAAAGCCGCTGTTTTCGATCACCTACGACCAGCCCGACCACAGCAACGACTTGATGGTCACGGTCAACCGCTTTTTGGGCACCCGTGAGGCTGTTTATGCTCACCGCATTGTGTCTCCTCAAGCCGTCAGTATAGTTACTGATGAAGATGGGGCAATTCAGTCTTGCACCATCACCGATGAGGATTACGCCCAAACCGTCATTAGTTTTCAGTTTCAACGGCTGAGCCCAACCGGAGGTTTTTAG
- a CDS encoding tetratricopeptide repeat protein: MKTMVRDRQISPVGLRSNATLPQGRSLATAPRALPPCDNETVAMGQCELGKIRLEMGRFEDALELFEYALALEPHDVESWHNRAEALTCLNRYEDALASLEQAQTLAGFATTRLLVQKAVVLIWLNRLENALTCCNRALWLNPEHSQAWLFRGVALQRLGRSKEAHRSYRRVAQPALASGSHSNLQRLCQDIVHSHQTS; this comes from the coding sequence ATGAAAACTATGGTTCGCGATCGCCAAATCTCACCCGTTGGCCTTCGATCCAATGCAACGCTACCTCAAGGCCGGTCTCTGGCCACCGCTCCCAGGGCGTTACCTCCCTGCGACAACGAAACCGTTGCCATGGGCCAGTGCGAACTCGGCAAGATTCGCTTAGAGATGGGGCGCTTTGAAGACGCCCTTGAGCTGTTTGAGTATGCCTTAGCCCTAGAACCCCACGATGTCGAAAGCTGGCACAACCGAGCCGAAGCTCTCACCTGCCTCAACCGCTACGAAGATGCCTTGGCCAGCTTAGAGCAGGCCCAAACCCTAGCTGGGTTTGCCACCACTCGACTATTGGTGCAAAAAGCCGTGGTGCTGATCTGGCTCAACCGTCTAGAAAACGCACTCACCTGCTGCAATCGCGCCCTTTGGCTTAACCCCGAGCACAGCCAAGCATGGCTCTTTCGCGGCGTTGCCCTACAGCGCTTGGGGCGCTCTAAGGAGGCCCACCGCAGCTACCGCCGAGTTGCTCAGCCAGCGCTAGCGTCTGGGTCTCACTCCAACCTTCAGCGGCTTTGCCAAGACATCGTTCACAGTCACCAAACTAGCTAG